From Candidatus Hydrogenedentota bacterium:
TCCCACAACGCAATCGTCATCAAAGGCGCGCGCGAACATAACCTTAAAAACATCAGCGTGTCCATTCCCCGCGGCCAATTGGTCGTGATTACCGGTCTGAGCGGGTCGGGCAAGTCGAGTCTCGCGTTCGACACGATCTACGCGGAAGGCCAGCGCCGGTACGTGGAAAGCCTGTCGGCCTATGCGCGGCAATTTCTCGAACAGATGGACAAGCCCGATGTGGACTATATCGAGGGACTGAGTCCGGCCATTTCAATCGAGCAGAAGACCTCGCACCGGAATCCGCGTTCGACCGTCGGGACCGTTACCGAGGTGTACGATTATCTCCGTCTGCTTTTCGCCCGCATCGGCACCCCGCATTGCCCGCAGTGCGGAAAAGTCATCGAATCGCAGACGCCGCAGAGCATCGTGGACTGGGTGCTTGCCCTTCCGGAAGGCACAAAAGTCCAACTGCTGGCGCCGCTCATCCGCCAGCGCAAGGGCACGTACCAGAAGGTGTTCGCGGACGTAAAGCGCCTGGGTTTCGTGCGGGTGCGGGTGGACGGCGTTTTCGGGGAGGTTGACGACGACTTTCCCATGGAGCGCTACGTCAAGCACGACATAGACATCGTGGTGGACCGTCTCGTGATCAAGGAAGGTCTCCAGCGGCGGCTGACGGATTCGGTCGAGACCTGTCTCAAGCATGGCCGCGGCATCATTCGGATTTGGCACGAGGCGCCAGGAAAGGCCGCGGCGGAAATCATCCAGAGCGAACACCTGGCGTGCGTGGATTGCGGGATCAGTTTCGAGGAACTGGCCCCACGGATGTTTTCGTTCAACAATCCGCACGGGGCCTGTCCGGCCTGCACAGGCCTCGGCAGCACGATGGAAATTGACCCGGAACTGGTCGTGCCCGACCCGTCGCTATCGATCGCGGACGGGGCGGTGCGACCGTGGAGCATGCGGCGCGTGCTCGACGGCATGTACCGGCGGGCGCTGTTGAGTTTGTGCGCGTACTACAAGCAAAGCCCCAACCAGCCGTGGCGCGAGTTGCCCGAACGGTTCCGCGAGATCGTGCTGTACGGCAGCGGCGGTGAGGAGGTGGATTTCTCGTTCTCCAGCGAAAACCGGATCGTCGAGGTCCGCCGCGAATTCGAGGGCGTCATTCCCAATCTCGAACGCCGATTCCGCGAAACGGAATCGAACGCCGCGCGCGACATGATCGGCCAATTCATGACGACACGGCCCTGCCACGACTGCGGCGGAACGCGGCTGCGGCCCGAATCGCGCGCGGTCCGCGTCAACGGGCGCACGATCATGGACGTGACGGGCTGGTCCATTGCGGAGGCGCTGCGCTTTTTTTCCACGATGGATCTGACGCCCTCGCAACGGATCATCGCCGAGCGCGTGCTCAAGGAAATCCGCGAGCGGCTAGGCTTCCTGGTCAACGTCGGTCTCGATTATCTGAGCATGAACCGTGAGGCGGGCACTCTTTCGGGCGGTGAATCGCAGCGCATCCGGCTGGCGACGCAGATCGGCTCCGGACTGGTCGGCGTGCTGTATGTGCTCGACGAGCCGAGCATCGGCC
This genomic window contains:
- the uvrA gene encoding excinuclease ABC subunit UvrA; its protein translation is MKRNSHNAIVIKGAREHNLKNISVSIPRGQLVVITGLSGSGKSSLAFDTIYAEGQRRYVESLSAYARQFLEQMDKPDVDYIEGLSPAISIEQKTSHRNPRSTVGTVTEVYDYLRLLFARIGTPHCPQCGKVIESQTPQSIVDWVLALPEGTKVQLLAPLIRQRKGTYQKVFADVKRLGFVRVRVDGVFGEVDDDFPMERYVKHDIDIVVDRLVIKEGLQRRLTDSVETCLKHGRGIIRIWHEAPGKAAAEIIQSEHLACVDCGISFEELAPRMFSFNNPHGACPACTGLGSTMEIDPELVVPDPSLSIADGAVRPWSMRRVLDGMYRRALLSLCAYYKQSPNQPWRELPERFREIVLYGSGGEEVDFSFSSENRIVEVRREFEGVIPNLERRFRETESNAARDMIGQFMTTRPCHDCGGTRLRPESRAVRVNGRTIMDVTGWSIAEALRFFSTMDLTPSQRIIAERVLKEIRERLGFLVNVGLDYLSMNREAGTLSGGESQRIRLATQIGSGLVGVLYVLDEPSIGLHQRDNKKLIAALERLRDLGNTVIVVEHDEETIRRANYVIDLGPGAGVHGGAIVAQGTPEQVMRCKNSLTGQFLRGTLSIPLPERRRKGNGKTIVLRGARHNNLKRIDVSFPLGTFICVTGVSGSGKSSLINETLYPAAMRALHDATRLRPGKFDAIEGLAHIDKVIDVDQSPIGRTPRSNPATYTGLFTPIRDLFSMTAAARQRGYKPGRFSFNVKGGRCEQCEGNGVILIEMHFLPDVYVPCDACKGARYNRDTLEVLYKGKNIAEVLDMTVEEGCAFFQNIPAIFDKLETLNDVGLGYIKLGQAATTLSGGEAQRVKLATELAKRQTGRTLYILDEPTTGLHIADVAKLLEVLHRLVESGNTVIVIEHNLDVIKTADWIIDLGPEGGGNGGKIVAAGTPEQVARQNRSHTGIHLREKLRRA